The following DNA comes from Polynucleobacter sp. MG-6-Vaara-E2.
TTTTATCAAAAAACTGGCAAAATGAATTCGAGTAACTCTTTACTCAACAGATTTTGATAACAACTACTACTGAGACTCATTATGAAATTACGTAAATCGCTTTTCACAGGATTCTGCGCCATCGCTGCCACGGCAATATTTACTGGCAATGCATTCGCTGCAGATGTCTACCCAAATAAACCGGTTACGCTCGTTGTACCCTTCGCTGCTGGTGGCCCAACTGACGCAGTTGCGCGACTCATTGCAGTACCCATGGGTAAAGAATTAGGTCAGACGGTGATTGTTGAAAATACCGTTGGCGCTGGTGGCACTATTGCTGCTACTCGCGTTGCGCGCTCTGCTCCTGATGGTTACATGATCTTCATTCACCACATGGGTATGGCTACCGCACCAGCCCTGTATAAAAAATTGAACTTTGATCCTATGAAGGATTTTGAGTACATCGGTCAAGTGGTTGATGTACCAATGGTTCTTCTGGGTCGCAAAAACTTCCCGCCAAATAACTTTAAAGAGTTAGAGGCTTATATCAAGGCCAATAAAGATAAAGTTACTTTGGCAAATGCTGGTCCTGGTGCGGTATCTCAGTTGTGCGGCTTATTGTTCATGTCCCGCGAGGGTGTTGAGTTAACCACCGTCCCTTACAAGGGAACTGGTCCAGCATTAACCGATTTACTTGGTGGGCAGGTAGATCTACTTTGCGATCAAACTACACAGACTGTTCCTTATATTAAGGATGGTTTAGTAAAGGCCTATGGCGTTACCACACCTAAACGCCTGCCAGCATTACCAAATATTCCTACTCTTGATGAGCAAGGCTTAAAAGGTTTTGATGTGAAAGTTTGGCACGGCATGTATGTTTCTAAAGGCACACCGCCAGCCATCGTTAACAAAATCAATAAGGCCTTGAACGTTGCCTTGAACGATCCTGAAGTGAAGGCGCGCTTAGCAGAGTCCAACATTGAGATCGTTCCTCCAGCCAAGAGGACTCCGAATGGCTTAAAAGACCATCTGGATGCCGAAATCAATAAGTGGGGCCCAGTGATTCGTAAGGCTGGAGCTTACGCAGACTAATTACCTACTCCTTAATAAATAAAGCCAGCTTGAAGCTGGCTTTATTTTTTATATATCGCATGCCTTAACCTGGTCTGAACAAATAGCCTGCGCGCGCTTTCTCCTTGCGCTTATGTAGGATGGCGCTACACAAACCGTAGATCGCCCAAATCGCCAAGAATGGATCCAATAGATAATCCCAAAGATTCATTGACTCATGCCAATGAACGCCCCAAGCAATAATGGCAAAGCCAATAATCCAAACGCCCTTAGACCAATTGGCAACTCCACAAATGACTGCAAAGATTAAAACAGCAATAAAGAATGCAATAGAGCCATAACCCCATCCATATGGATCAATCATGCTCAACCCTAGCGCAAAGGGGTAGAAGCCAAGAGCAATCAAAGCAATACCGAACTTAAATGAAATCGGCGCACTTTTATTACCAGGCAGCAAAGAGCTCCATAACAATAGGGTTGACACGATACTCAGATCGCCTGTAACGCCACGAACATAAGCTGCTAATGGCAACTCAAGTGACATGCCCAAAGGCCAGAAAAAAAGATTGGCAAGAGCCAAGAGCAAAACGGCTTTTACCGCAAATGGAAATTCTTTCTGAGAGATTTTTTGCAAACCCCAAATGATGATCATGGCACTTGTGATGGCCATCTCAAGCAAAGCAATCGTCTGCAAAAATGAATTCATCATTGAGCCCCTTTCATATCAGCCCCTACTTCACTATCCCTCTGGATAGGTAGTTGGCTGTTAGCGCGCACAAGCCAATTATCTGGAAAATAGATATGGCGAATCCTTTTTCGATCCCAGGTGTAGACCAAGTGCACATCTTTACCATTAACGCTCATTAAATACGGATAAGAAAATTCTTTTCGCTCTTGATCGGGCGCAGATTCATCATTTTCCAGCGTCTCAATAACATGCCACTGACCTGATTGAGAATTGCTCATCATCAATACCAAACGATGACGTCCTGCCTCAATATTATTTAGAGCCAAAATATGGGCGCCGTTCCGTAGAGTTAAACCTGCAAGCGCTGAATTTGGATTCGGAATATTAAGATCTGTAGCAGCTTGCCAAGTTTGACCTGCGTTTTGAGATTGACTCACAGGAATCTGTTTTGGTAGCCCAGCACCTCTTGTTTGACGAAAGTAGGCAGTAGCGTCTTGAGCTGAATTCACAAAGACCACGGGCTGTATCGCACTGCGACCCGAGCTCATGCGGCGCTTATCGATGACCCGAACACCATCCAATCTTAAGAACTCACCAAATCGCCCAATCCACTCATGATATGAAGGCAAGCCTAAACGACCATCAGCAAATAGAACCGCCGGAGACTTCACTAGAGTGCTGAGATTGATAAGAGGTGAAGTGATCAAGCGTTGTGGTCTGCTCCAGCTTAAACCTTCATCCTCGGAAATCATCGTAGAGATCGAGCTGCCCGCCCAACCACCAATGGAAACCGTAACGAAAAATAATTGCATACGGCCATCTGCCATGCGCGCAGGAACTGGATTGCCTAACTTCGCTATGTAACGAGATAAGCCTTTTTCCGCACCTACACGGTCTATCACAACAGCTGGGGTGGACCAATGATTTGATTTTGTATCAAACACCGCTGTATTAATAACCACATCAGGAGCGCCCTCTCGAGTACCAGCAAACCAAAATGCACGAACGCCACCATCTCTTAGGGCGATCAGTGACGCGGCATGAACTGAAAGAGCGCCAGTGTCCGGCAACCAGTCAGCACGGGGGCTTGGAGGAGCAGTCTGGATGGAGCCTTTTGCTTTACTTGCAACTGTGTTTAACAACTTTGCCGATGAGCCAATTTCTTGACTCGCATCTTCAGCCTCTGTTAATTCAACTTCACCACTAGAAAATGGTGCCCATACAGGACGACTATCAATATGAATAAAGCCAACGACTGCGGCTAGTAGCAAAAAGCATAATGCAATCACACGACTCATCTACAGACATCCTTCGTATTCAACAACTCCGCATTCGAGACTGGTGTTGCAATTAAATATTCCGTTACAAAAAGATGTTCACCGATATTTCCATGAAGCATAGCTTTTATCTCTTCATCGGAATGGCGCGCCCTCATCTCCATTCTTTGTCCAACGATCTGGCAAGCATCGCAGATGACCGGGGCAATTCCTAATGGAGCATGTACAGCTACAAGGGGATACGTTTTAGTAAGCCCTCCTAGATCAGCAGCATCCTTCGCTAGATAACCATGGAGCTGAGCACCGGGAAGTAATAATCGGTATTCCTCGTCTTTTGCACGATAGTCGCACGGAATCCAAACATCTTTACCTTGGACTTGAGAGATCGTTTGAGCAGTGAAGCGACCCAGCTGACCTTCCAATGGGGCAAGGCTGCTTGTTAAGGCGCAGTAGGTAAAAAAGCATCCAATCAGCGCAAGTATCTTGCACTGGTTTTTCTTGATGAGGCCTATAAGGACTGTGACTAAAGCTATGGCCATGAGCAACCAATGCGCAGGATGATATGTCCACGATCCTGTATCACCCATAAATTGAGAATGTTGAAGATTCATACCGAGCCAAAGTAAAGCTGCAAGCACGATACCTTGCAACACTAGTGCAATCCAAAATCCCCATAATGATAAACGCTCCCAGTGCAGAGCAATGAGTGCAGCAAAAGCCGGCATTATTGGCAAGAGGTAACGACCAGAACGCTGACTTGGCAAACTAAATACAAGCAAGAATGCTGTAGCCCACAATACAAGTAGAACTTCTTGTGCTGATAGGAAGCGACGCTCACGCCAGCATTGCATTAAGGTAGCGACCAACACAAAGGTAAATAAACCTGCATTTACCAGTGTTGTGAGTAGCAACATCCAAATACTATCGCCACCTCGCACTAGATCCATGAAATAGTTGGAGCTACGCGCAGCAAACTTCCCTGCATTCTCGCCCAATACAAACTCCCGCCAAATCGCCTCTGGCTGTGGGTCCAAAGCAAACCATAAAGCAAATACACCTAATGCAAGAGTGCCAACCAGCACTAATTTATAGAGATCTCGAATAAGCGTTTGAGGAATACTCCAATTTCTCCAGTGCCAGTAATGCAAACCTAAAGCTAGAGATGCGGGAACAAGGTAGGCAAATGATTTTGCAAAGAGCGCCAAGCCAAAACATAGGCCGGCTAAAACTGGGTAAAGCAATTTAGACTCAAAAGCACTCTTACCCCAATATAGAAGCGCTAAGAATGGCAAACTCAACCAGAACACTTCTGGGGGATCCGTCAAGAATGGACGGCCATATCGATAAGTTGCAAAGAATGACAGCCATACCAGCGCAGCTAAAAAACCTGTTTGGGTTTTTCCGCTAAAGCGACGAACAGCCAAAAATAAGAAAAATGCAGTTAGGCCGGTATAGAGCACACTCGGCCAGCGTAAATTAAAGAGGCTCCACTCATTAGCCCAATGAGTACTGACAATTCCCTGCCAGAAAATGAGTGGTGGCTTGGTATTTTTGATGCCTTCCATTTGGGACTGTAGCGGCAACCAATTACCAACATCAGCAGTCATCCGCACGATATGCATATAAGGGTACTCATCCCCATTTTTAGGCGCAAATCTACTGTCTAAACCATAAAGGTAGGTAAACATCGCTAAAACGAGGGTTAGGAGAGCATACCGAAGGGGGAATGAGCCACGCATGGCTATAGTTTAAGGCTTAAACCTTGGGCTCAGAAAAAGCCTTGATATGCACTTTTTCAGATGAGCTTATGACAAATCTCTATGAGCGTGGTTCCCCATTGTGCAGAATCTTTGGGTAAGATAGCTCAAGAATAAATTTAGGCATCTGTGAAATCAGTGCGCATTTAATAAGAACGGAGATACATGCCCATGAGATCAATTCGAATGACATCAACCTTAGTAGCAATACCCTTTATCAGCCTCATGACACTCTGCTCCACTAGCTATGCGCAATCTAATGACGCTACCAATCTTTATCACCGCGGCTTAGCCGCAACCTGCGCCAATTGCCATGGAACAGATGGTAAAGGTGTTGTTGATGGGGGTATGCCTCTCATTAATAACCTAACGAGTGAACAAATGCTCAGTCAGTTAAAAGCATTTAAATCGGGTGCACGTGAAGGCACCATCATGCCGCAGCTGGCCAAGGGCTACTCTGATGAGCAGTTGCAAATCATCGCCAATCAACTTGGCAAGAAATAATTAGGAAATCAGCATGGATCGTCGACACTTTTTAGGCCAAAGCACTGCAGCCCTTGGCTTACTCGCAGGCTTCTCGGGACAAGCTAAGGCTAATTTACAGAAAGCTGAAATTTTGGTCATTGGTGGTGGCTATGGTGGCGCAACTGCTGCCAAATACTTACGCCTCTTCTCCAACAATACAGCTAAGGTAACTCTGATTGAGCCTAATGCCTCTTTTGTTTCCTGCCCGCTCTCCAATTTAGTTGTCGGCGGCTCCCGCTCCCTTGCAGACATCACAAGTCCTTACGACAATCTCAGTAAACGTCATGGGGTAAAGATTATTCAAGATAGCGTGACAGGAATTGATCCCGACAAAAAAACAGTCAAACTTGCTTCCGGTAAAACCCTTCCCTATGACAAAGTGATTGTGTCGCCTGGCGTAAGTCTATTAATGAATAGTATTGAAGGGCTTACGCAAGCCAATAAAGCAGGAGTAACGCTCCAAGCCTGGAAAGCCGGAGCAGAAACTGTCGCCTTACACAAACAACTTGCTGCGATACGTGATGGTGGGACTTATGCCATTAGCATCCCCGAAGCTCCTTATCGCTGCCCGCCAGGACCTTACGAACGGGCCTGCCAGGTAGCAAGTTATTTCAAACAAAATAAGCCAAAGTCAAAGGTCCTCATCCTCGACGCAAATCAAGATGTGGTTTCTAAAGGCACCCTATTTAAAAAGGTCTGGGCTGAGCAATATCCTGGCATGGTCGAATATTTACCCAAACACAACGTCACTGCTGTAGATGCCAA
Coding sequences within:
- a CDS encoding c-type cytochrome produces the protein MRSIRMTSTLVAIPFISLMTLCSTSYAQSNDATNLYHRGLAATCANCHGTDGKGVVDGGMPLINNLTSEQMLSQLKAFKSGAREGTIMPQLAKGYSDEQLQIIANQLGKK
- a CDS encoding NAD(P)/FAD-dependent oxidoreductase, with amino-acid sequence MDRRHFLGQSTAALGLLAGFSGQAKANLQKAEILVIGGGYGGATAAKYLRLFSNNTAKVTLIEPNASFVSCPLSNLVVGGSRSLADITSPYDNLSKRHGVKIIQDSVTGIDPDKKTVKLASGKTLPYDKVIVSPGVSLLMNSIEGLTQANKAGVTLQAWKAGAETVALHKQLAAIRDGGTYAISIPEAPYRCPPGPYERACQVASYFKQNKPKSKVLILDANQDVVSKGTLFKKVWAEQYPGMVEYLPKHNVTAVDAKTKTIKFEIQDDIKADVLNLLPAMSAGEIAVKTGLANSNGRWVNVNFINFESTAQKDIHVLGDSIQVAYAMPKSGHMANQHAKVAAAAIVAELSGWEVNPSPVLTNTCYSFVNAKEVVHVASVHQYIAEEKTFKPVPGSGGVSPGPTTLEGVYAWGWAHNIWADTLG
- a CDS encoding glycosyltransferase family 39 protein codes for the protein MRGSFPLRYALLTLVLAMFTYLYGLDSRFAPKNGDEYPYMHIVRMTADVGNWLPLQSQMEGIKNTKPPLIFWQGIVSTHWANEWSLFNLRWPSVLYTGLTAFFLFLAVRRFSGKTQTGFLAALVWLSFFATYRYGRPFLTDPPEVFWLSLPFLALLYWGKSAFESKLLYPVLAGLCFGLALFAKSFAYLVPASLALGLHYWHWRNWSIPQTLIRDLYKLVLVGTLALGVFALWFALDPQPEAIWREFVLGENAGKFAARSSNYFMDLVRGGDSIWMLLLTTLVNAGLFTFVLVATLMQCWRERRFLSAQEVLLVLWATAFLLVFSLPSQRSGRYLLPIMPAFAALIALHWERLSLWGFWIALVLQGIVLAALLWLGMNLQHSQFMGDTGSWTYHPAHWLLMAIALVTVLIGLIKKNQCKILALIGCFFTYCALTSSLAPLEGQLGRFTAQTISQVQGKDVWIPCDYRAKDEEYRLLLPGAQLHGYLAKDAADLGGLTKTYPLVAVHAPLGIAPVICDACQIVGQRMEMRARHSDEEIKAMLHGNIGEHLFVTEYLIATPVSNAELLNTKDVCR
- a CDS encoding tripartite tricarboxylate transporter substrate binding protein BugD → MKLRKSLFTGFCAIAATAIFTGNAFAADVYPNKPVTLVVPFAAGGPTDAVARLIAVPMGKELGQTVIVENTVGAGGTIAATRVARSAPDGYMIFIHHMGMATAPALYKKLNFDPMKDFEYIGQVVDVPMVLLGRKNFPPNNFKELEAYIKANKDKVTLANAGPGAVSQLCGLLFMSREGVELTTVPYKGTGPALTDLLGGQVDLLCDQTTQTVPYIKDGLVKAYGVTTPKRLPALPNIPTLDEQGLKGFDVKVWHGMYVSKGTPPAIVNKINKALNVALNDPEVKARLAESNIEIVPPAKRTPNGLKDHLDAEINKWGPVIRKAGAYAD
- a CDS encoding exo-alpha-sialidase translates to MSRVIALCFLLLAAVVGFIHIDSRPVWAPFSSGEVELTEAEDASQEIGSSAKLLNTVASKAKGSIQTAPPSPRADWLPDTGALSVHAASLIALRDGGVRAFWFAGTREGAPDVVINTAVFDTKSNHWSTPAVVIDRVGAEKGLSRYIAKLGNPVPARMADGRMQLFFVTVSIGGWAGSSISTMISEDEGLSWSRPQRLITSPLINLSTLVKSPAVLFADGRLGLPSYHEWIGRFGEFLRLDGVRVIDKRRMSSGRSAIQPVVFVNSAQDATAYFRQTRGAGLPKQIPVSQSQNAGQTWQAATDLNIPNPNSALAGLTLRNGAHILALNNIEAGRHRLVLMMSNSQSGQWHVIETLENDESAPDQERKEFSYPYLMSVNGKDVHLVYTWDRKRIRHIYFPDNWLVRANSQLPIQRDSEVGADMKGAQ